Below is a window of Synergistetes bacterium HGW-Synergistetes-1 DNA.
AAAATCCAGTCCCTGGCTTCCCAGAGCCGCCTTCATGTTTTTCATGGCCTGCTCTGTCTGCGCCGCGGCATCACCGGGAACGACGGACATTGTCTGTGGATCGAGCGCGATCTGCCCCGAAAGGAAGAGGAACCCCCCCGCCTTCACACCCTGCGAATAAGGTCCGATAGCCGCCGGAGCCTTGTCTGTGCTGATTATCTCTTTCATTATTAAACCCCTCTTTCTGATGGTTTCTTGCCCAACAATACCTGTTGTCTATTTTACAGCATTTTCGCTGTCGGGGGAGACCGGCTGCGGGGAGTCAGTTGGGGATCAGTTGGGGAGTCGATTGCAAATCAGTGGGGTAAGGCGGGGAAGTGCGGCTTCAGAAGCCGCGGAGAATTTACGGCGAAAATTCCGCCGTGGAGAATTCGCGAACTAAGAATCATCTTCGCTGGAGAATTTGCCGGGAGTCCCTCCCGACGATGAATTGGTCCTTAAATCATAAATCTTGAATTCTCCGCCTGACGGAGTCAGGCAATTCTCCGCGATGCGAAGCGAGCAAATTCTCCAGCGATGAACTTCGCGAATTCTCCGCAGCCAGAGGCTGCAAATTCCCCGGCGGCCGTTACCACGCCAGTCGCCCACCTCCCCCTTTATAATGGACCAGAAATAGGCTATTCTTTTCACAAGATAGGCGGGTGATTTTTATGGATATCGTGATCGAGGGCAAGTACAATGAATTTGACTATCTTACTGTGGACAGCCTTTCCGGAAAGATAAAGTCGCTGGGGAAGGGCAGGCCTCCCCGGAGACCTGATTATTCATTCGGCGAGGGGTTTGCGCTCAGTGCGGGGGACTTTAACGCGCACTCACATCCGGAACAGTCCATATATGTGGAGATAGCTGACAAAAGCTGGGACCTGGCAAGGTGGTGCCGTGAGACTATATATAAATACAGCGTCGAAATGACGGCTGAAATGATATA
It encodes the following:
- a CDS encoding reactive intermediate/imine deaminase (has endoribonuclease activity on mRNA), with protein sequence MMKEIISTDKAPAAIGPYSQGVKAGGFLFLSGQIALDPQTMSVVPGDAAAQTEQAMKNMKAALGSQGLDFSDVVKTTVFIKDMNEFKRINEVYGRFFEKDAPARSCVEVARLPKDVLVEIEAIALLK